Proteins from one Ornithobacterium rhinotracheale genomic window:
- a CDS encoding efflux RND transporter permease subunit has translation MWNKIASFILRNRAYILISLVIYLVAMVFISMTYGVKFSTTSAQLLPSSDPAMVNLRDFQQTFGNESNVVVIGYDDEKMHEKPNYDAFKQLQQKIATLNGVKSVFSMEDAIKLIRDTVNGGFKTEKIISANENYNEEIKQLENFPFYDGILYNTKNNAKEILVYIDDQIMNSPERAKETLQINDWVEEFEEQTQIPLYLSGMPVIRTMNSQAVKSESFTFIGASLLVTCLLFLYFYRSLRNTLIAVAVVACAVMSCFALMAFLGYDITILTALVPPLLIVIGIPNCIYLINKYQKEYVVHKNKIKALHRMIVHVGNAAILTNLTTAFGFFTFLFTDSKTLQEFGIVSSLNIVGIFFLSFLIVPTLLSYFPEPKEKELSHLSFNWTNKVFVFIENIIAHHRKKVYITVAALLALSFLGISLMKSSGNILDDMSKNTDFYKEISFFDKEFGGVLPLEIVVDTKRPNGVTSINNLQKLDQFSEYIDSLNISSKPLSIVPLVKMAKQAYYNNDSAFYQLPTRQERSFILGEIKKSKGGNEHMLSSYLDSTKSKARVTTLLSNMDSDVLAFSTQHIQDKLKQIFPDGRYKTYVTGMAFVFQEGTKYLTHNLFISISIAILMISVFMVFMFRSPQMVFIALLPNILPLLTTAGFMGYLGIPIKPSTILVFSIAFGIAVDDTIHFLARYRQDLKKYERISLSVAESMEHVGSSMFYTSVILFAGFGVFMFSGFNGIVALGGLVVLTLLMAMFANLILLPSLLLTYERFSNKEFSDPKLDLFKEDDEED, from the coding sequence ATGTGGAATAAAATTGCTTCGTTTATTCTGAGAAATAGAGCTTATATTCTTATTTCTCTCGTGATATATTTAGTCGCCATGGTGTTTATTTCTATGACTTATGGCGTAAAATTCTCCACCACAAGTGCTCAGCTCCTACCTTCATCAGACCCTGCCATGGTAAATCTACGCGATTTCCAGCAAACTTTTGGAAACGAGAGCAATGTGGTCGTCATCGGGTATGATGATGAAAAAATGCACGAAAAACCGAATTATGATGCCTTTAAACAATTGCAACAAAAAATTGCTACACTCAATGGTGTGAAATCGGTTTTCTCGATGGAAGATGCAATAAAACTCATTCGTGATACGGTGAATGGTGGTTTCAAAACTGAAAAAATCATCTCTGCAAATGAGAATTATAATGAAGAAATTAAACAATTAGAGAATTTCCCGTTTTATGATGGGATTTTGTACAATACAAAAAACAATGCCAAAGAAATTTTGGTGTACATCGACGATCAAATCATGAACTCGCCCGAGCGAGCCAAGGAAACTTTGCAAATCAACGATTGGGTAGAAGAATTTGAAGAACAAACGCAGATTCCGCTCTATTTATCGGGCATGCCTGTCATAAGAACTATGAATTCCCAAGCGGTAAAAAGCGAATCTTTTACTTTCATTGGGGCTTCTTTACTCGTGACATGTTTGCTATTTTTGTATTTCTATCGTTCGCTCAGAAACACGCTCATTGCTGTTGCCGTAGTGGCATGTGCAGTAATGTCATGTTTTGCACTTATGGCATTTTTGGGCTACGATATTACGATTCTTACGGCGCTTGTTCCGCCATTGCTGATTGTGATTGGAATCCCAAACTGCATCTATCTCATCAATAAATACCAAAAAGAATATGTGGTGCATAAAAACAAAATTAAAGCACTACACCGCATGATTGTGCATGTGGGGAATGCGGCAATCCTTACCAATCTTACTACGGCGTTTGGGTTCTTTACTTTCCTGTTTACCGATAGCAAAACTTTGCAGGAATTTGGGATTGTATCTTCATTAAACATTGTAGGAATTTTCTTTTTATCTTTCTTGATTGTGCCTACACTTTTAAGCTATTTTCCAGAGCCAAAAGAAAAAGAACTTTCGCATTTATCATTCAATTGGACCAACAAAGTTTTTGTTTTTATTGAAAATATTATTGCTCATCATCGCAAAAAAGTCTACATCACCGTTGCAGCACTTTTGGCGCTATCGTTCCTTGGAATTTCGTTGATGAAAAGTAGCGGAAACATTTTAGATGATATGTCTAAAAACACCGATTTTTACAAAGAAATTAGCTTTTTTGACAAAGAATTTGGGGGTGTTTTACCGCTTGAAATCGTTGTAGACACCAAGCGTCCCAACGGCGTTACTTCTATCAACAATTTACAAAAACTTGACCAATTTAGCGAATATATCGATAGCTTAAATATTTCGTCTAAACCGCTCTCAATTGTGCCTTTAGTCAAAATGGCAAAACAGGCATATTACAACAACGATTCAGCGTTTTATCAATTACCGACACGCCAAGAGCGTAGTTTTATTTTGGGCGAAATCAAGAAGTCTAAAGGTGGCAACGAGCATATGCTAAGTAGCTATCTCGATTCCACCAAAAGCAAAGCACGCGTAACCACACTTTTAAGCAATATGGATAGTGATGTTTTGGCGTTCAGCACGCAACACATTCAAGATAAATTAAAACAAATTTTCCCAGATGGGCGTTATAAAACTTATGTTACGGGTATGGCTTTTGTGTTCCAAGAAGGAACTAAATACTTGACTCATAATTTATTCATCTCGATTTCCATTGCAATTTTAATGATTTCGGTATTTATGGTATTTATGTTCCGTTCGCCACAAATGGTGTTTATTGCCTTGTTACCTAACATTTTACCATTGCTCACCACAGCGGGATTCATGGGCTATTTGGGTATCCCTATCAAGCCTTCCACTATTTTGGTGTTCAGTATTGCGTTTGGTATTGCGGTGGACGATACCATTCACTTTTTGGCGCGTTATCGTCAAGACTTGAAAAAATACGAAAGGATTAGCCTTTCCGTTGCCGAATCTATGGAGCATGTGGGCAGTAGCATGTTCTACACTTCGGTGATTTTATTTGCAGGATTTGGCGTGTTTATGTTCAGTGGCTTTAATGGGATTGTAGCCTTAGGTGGCTTGGTCGTTTTGACCCTGCTCATGGCGATGTTTGCCAATTTGATATTACTCCCTTCTCTCCTACTCACTTACGAAAGATTTAGCAATAAAGAATTTTCAGACCCTAAACTAGATTTATTCAAGGAAGACGACGAAGAAGATTAA
- the rimO gene encoding 30S ribosomal protein S12 methylthiotransferase RimO — protein sequence MRTKSTGRKKINIVTLGCSKNIYDSEVLMGQLKANGKEVVHEQAGDIVVINTCGFIENAKEESINTILNFVDLKQRGLVEKVFVTGCLSERYKPDLEKEIPDVNQYFGTRDLPLLLKALGADYKHELVGERLTTTPRHYAYLKIAEGCDRPCAFCAIPLMRGAHKSTPIEDLVTETKKLAKNGTKELILIAQDLTYYGIDIYNKRALADLLKELVKVEGIEWIRLHYAFPTGFPEDVLDVIKNEPKVCNYIDIPLQHISTPILKAMRRGTTEEKTNRLLDKFREKVPNMAIRTTLICGFPGETEEDFELMKEWVKTQRFDRLGCFTYSHEENTHAFNMEDDVPQEVKEQRVAEIMEIQSQISWELNQEKIGKIFKVLIDRKEGNYFVGRTEFDSPDVDNEVLIPAEDIYLSIGEFVNAKITDATEFDLYAEVVD from the coding sequence ATGCGTACAAAATCCACAGGAAGAAAGAAAATAAACATCGTAACGCTCGGATGCTCAAAGAATATTTATGATTCTGAGGTTTTAATGGGACAACTTAAAGCCAACGGAAAAGAAGTAGTACACGAGCAAGCGGGTGATATTGTGGTGATTAACACTTGTGGCTTTATCGAAAACGCGAAAGAAGAATCCATCAATACTATTTTGAATTTCGTGGATTTAAAACAACGCGGATTGGTAGAAAAAGTTTTTGTAACAGGCTGTCTCTCTGAACGCTACAAGCCCGATCTAGAAAAAGAAATCCCAGATGTAAACCAATATTTTGGAACAAGAGATTTACCTTTGTTATTAAAGGCTTTGGGGGCAGACTACAAGCATGAACTGGTGGGCGAACGATTGACGACTACGCCACGACATTATGCTTATTTAAAAATTGCGGAGGGTTGCGACAGACCTTGTGCTTTTTGTGCCATTCCATTGATGCGTGGAGCGCATAAATCTACTCCAATTGAGGATTTGGTGACCGAAACTAAAAAATTGGCTAAAAACGGAACCAAAGAATTAATCTTAATCGCTCAGGACTTAACTTATTATGGGATTGACATTTATAACAAAAGAGCCCTTGCCGATTTGCTCAAAGAATTGGTAAAAGTAGAAGGCATCGAGTGGATTCGCTTGCATTATGCATTCCCGACGGGTTTCCCTGAAGATGTGCTAGATGTGATTAAAAATGAACCAAAGGTTTGTAACTATATCGACATCCCTTTGCAACATATTTCTACGCCTATTTTAAAGGCGATGCGCCGTGGTACAACGGAAGAAAAAACCAATAGATTGCTTGATAAATTCCGTGAAAAAGTGCCAAATATGGCAATTAGAACTACCTTAATCTGTGGGTTCCCTGGCGAAACGGAAGAAGATTTTGAATTAATGAAAGAATGGGTAAAAACGCAACGATTTGACCGACTGGGCTGTTTCACCTATTCGCATGAGGAAAACACGCACGCTTTCAACATGGAAGATGATGTGCCTCAAGAAGTAAAAGAACAACGCGTGGCAGAAATCATGGAAATTCAATCTCAAATTTCATGGGAACTGAACCAAGAAAAAATTGGAAAGATTTTTAAAGTTTTAATCGACCGAAAAGAAGGCAACTATTTTGTGGGACGCACAGAATTTGATTCGCCCGATGTGGATAATGAAGTTTTGATACCAGCCGAAGACATTTATTTATCGATTGGTGAATTTGTAAATGCTAAAATCACCGATGCTACCGAGTTTGATTTATATGCCGAGGTGGTAGACTAA
- a CDS encoding copper resistance protein NlpE — protein sequence MKKIILSVAVASLALSSCQKKEQKVDETQVTTEQAEGVAAPAVKDYAGEYEGVEPCADCEGMKITLTLNADNTFVQETEYLGKEINNKFTDKGTYTWNNDGTIVTLTPENAPDQVSHFKVEEGKLIQLNADLQENTGDVADSYVLSKK from the coding sequence ATGAAGAAAATCATTTTATCTGTAGCCGTAGCCTCTTTGGCGTTGAGTTCATGTCAAAAAAAAGAGCAAAAAGTAGATGAAACGCAAGTAACCACTGAGCAAGCCGAAGGTGTTGCAGCTCCTGCGGTGAAGGACTATGCAGGTGAGTACGAAGGTGTGGAGCCATGTGCAGATTGCGAAGGAATGAAGATTACTCTAACTTTGAATGCTGACAATACTTTTGTGCAAGAGACTGAGTATTTGGGTAAAGAAATCAACAATAAATTTACCGATAAAGGTACTTATACTTGGAACAACGACGGAACAATCGTGACGCTTACGCCAGAGAATGCACCAGACCAAGTTAGCCATTTCAAAGTGGAAGAAGGTAAATTAATTCAGCTCAATGCGGATTTACAGGAAAATACAGGCGATGTTGCGGATAGCTATGTTTTGAGCAAGAAATAA
- a CDS encoding YceI family protein produces the protein MKKILTLSLASLLVFSCSKKQEAEPISTSAPEITAATNDSISEGEYTYHPETTKLTWTAYKTPEKVGVEGTFSDYELTDYHPATIKEDVLNGAKFKINSLSVNTGDDSRDNLLRTLFFGSMTSPEIEGSFGQFNNSVVPVTLKLNDHEVTKDFKYTFYDNKIVITGTIDVLKDFDIQKGFDLLHNECKLLHQDKTWTDVSIEIITEL, from the coding sequence ATGAAAAAAATACTTACTTTATCACTTGCGAGCTTATTAGTTTTTTCTTGTTCCAAAAAGCAGGAGGCAGAGCCTATCTCAACAAGCGCACCTGAAATTACAGCTGCAACTAATGATTCTATTTCTGAAGGGGAATATACCTATCATCCAGAAACTACAAAACTTACTTGGACTGCTTACAAAACACCAGAAAAAGTAGGGGTAGAGGGAACATTTTCAGATTATGAATTAACGGACTATCATCCAGCGACAATAAAAGAAGATGTGTTGAATGGGGCTAAATTCAAAATCAATAGCTTGTCTGTAAACACAGGAGACGATTCAAGAGATAATTTGCTTCGTACATTATTTTTTGGAAGTATGACATCGCCAGAGATTGAAGGTAGCTTTGGGCAATTCAATAATAGCGTGGTACCTGTTACTTTAAAATTAAACGACCACGAGGTGACTAAAGATTTCAAATACACATTTTATGACAATAAAATTGTAATCACTGGAACTATCGATGTGTTGAAAGATTTCGATATCCAAAAAGGATTTGATTTATTACACAACGAGTGCAAACTTCTTCACCAAGATAAAACTTGGACAGATGTGAGCATAGAAATCATTACAGAGCTATAA
- the asnB gene encoding asparagine synthase B, whose product MCGIVCAFDIKQSAEELRPQVLKMAKKLRHRGPDWSGIYSDEHAIMAHERLAIVDPTSGKQPLISADGRYVLAVNGEIYNHREIRERYKDLYQFQTQSDCEVILPLFADKGAAGIDELNGMFAFAIYDTQTQEFMVARDHMGIVPLYMGFDKQGTFYVASELKALEGHCNSIKVFLPGHYYHSKEKKLQKWYSRDWEKYSAVEHNKSDIDLLKKSLEDAVHRQLMSDVPYGVLLSGGLDSSIISALAKKFAAKRIESDDKEQAWYPQLHSFAVGLEGSPDLAAARKVADHIGTIHHEIKFTIQEGLDAVRDVIYYLETYDITTVRASTPMYLMARVIKSMGIKMVLSGEGSDEIFGGYLYFHKAPNAREFHEESVRKLENLYKYDCLRANKSLMAWGIEGRVPFLDKEFLDVAMCINPEDKMIKPEKMEKWILRKAFEGYLPAEVAWRQKEQFSDGVGYSWIDKLKELVNAKVSDEELKNAHHRFPVQTPTSKEEYYYRSIFEEHFPLDAAALTVPSVPSVACSTPTALKWDKSFQNLNDPSGRAVAKVHADAYVK is encoded by the coding sequence ATGTGTGGAATTGTATGTGCTTTTGATATTAAACAAAGCGCCGAGGAACTAAGACCTCAAGTATTAAAAATGGCTAAAAAACTTCGTCATCGTGGCCCAGATTGGAGTGGGATTTATAGCGATGAACACGCCATCATGGCACATGAGCGTTTGGCGATTGTAGATCCTACTTCGGGCAAGCAACCCCTAATCAGTGCAGATGGAAGATATGTGCTTGCCGTAAATGGTGAAATCTACAACCATAGAGAAATCCGTGAACGCTACAAAGATTTGTATCAATTTCAAACCCAGTCGGATTGCGAGGTGATTCTTCCACTATTTGCAGATAAAGGTGCTGCGGGAATCGATGAGCTAAACGGAATGTTTGCTTTTGCAATTTACGATACACAAACACAGGAGTTTATGGTGGCACGCGACCATATGGGAATTGTGCCACTGTACATGGGATTTGATAAGCAAGGGACTTTTTATGTAGCTTCGGAATTAAAGGCACTAGAGGGACATTGCAACTCAATCAAGGTGTTTTTGCCAGGGCATTACTACCACAGCAAAGAGAAAAAACTGCAAAAATGGTATTCTCGCGATTGGGAAAAATATTCGGCAGTGGAGCATAACAAGTCCGATATTGATTTATTGAAAAAATCTTTGGAGGATGCAGTGCACCGCCAATTAATGTCTGATGTGCCTTATGGCGTATTGCTTTCAGGCGGATTAGATTCTTCGATTATTTCAGCATTGGCTAAAAAATTTGCGGCTAAACGCATTGAGTCTGATGACAAAGAACAAGCATGGTACCCGCAATTGCACTCATTTGCCGTAGGATTAGAAGGTTCTCCAGATTTGGCTGCGGCTCGCAAAGTTGCCGACCACATCGGGACAATTCATCACGAAATCAAATTCACGATTCAGGAAGGTTTAGACGCTGTGCGTGATGTGATTTATTATCTCGAAACTTATGACATTACCACCGTTCGTGCCTCTACTCCGATGTATCTTATGGCAAGAGTGATTAAGTCTATGGGAATCAAAATGGTGCTTTCGGGCGAAGGTTCAGACGAAATTTTTGGTGGCTATTTATATTTCCACAAAGCACCAAACGCCAGAGAATTTCACGAAGAAAGCGTGCGCAAATTAGAAAACTTGTATAAATATGATTGTTTGCGTGCCAACAAATCTTTGATGGCTTGGGGAATCGAAGGGCGTGTGCCGTTTTTGGACAAAGAATTTTTGGATGTAGCCATGTGCATTAATCCAGAAGATAAAATGATTAAGCCAGAAAAAATGGAAAAATGGATTTTACGCAAAGCCTTTGAAGGTTATTTGCCAGCTGAGGTAGCATGGCGCCAAAAAGAGCAATTTTCAGACGGTGTAGGCTACTCTTGGATTGATAAATTAAAAGAATTGGTAAACGCAAAAGTTTCCGACGAGGAGTTGAAAAATGCACATCACCGTTTCCCAGTACAAACGCCTACTAGCAAAGAGGAGTATTACTATCGCAGCATTTTCGAAGAGCATTTCCCATTAGATGCCGCAGCACTCACTGTGCCATCTGTGCCATCAGTTGCATGTAGTACGCCTACGGCTCTGAAATGGGATAAATCTTTTCAAAACTTAAACGATCCGAGCGGTAGAGCCGTAGCAAAAGTGCATGCAGATGCCTATGTGAAATAG
- the ppdK gene encoding pyruvate, phosphate dikinase, whose product MSNKEKYVYSFGGGKADGNESMKNLLGGKGANLAEMAGNPNLQLPVPPGFTITTEVCTYYYDNDKKYPAELEQQILDALKEVEELTGKKFGAKENPLLLSVRSGARQSMPGMMDTVLNIGLSLDNIQGLIDASGDERFAYDAYRRLIMMYADVVMEKAGGLEPAEGVGIRKLMDEELEKVKKENNYKNDTELTVPQLKELAKLYKELIKKHHGLEFPENPMDQLMGGVGAVFQSWNGKRAKEYRRIERIPDDWGTAVNVQTMVFGNMGEGSCTGVAFTRNPGNGDNHFYGEYLVNAQGEDVVAGIRTPSPINETSKNDQSKDLETLEVFMPEQYKELDEIQSRLEKHYKDMQDIEFTIENGKLYMLQCRVGKRNGVAAVKMATDMYEEGLIDAQTAIMRVKPNQLVELLLPMIDPEEEKTHKPIAKGLPAGPGGAVGRVVFTSDDAVEWASRGEKVILVREETSPEDVDGMHKAEAILTSKGGMTSHAALVARGWGKCCIVGCGDIEIQEREKYFIDKNGNKVQEGDLISLNGTKGLVYQGELKLKDIDLNDNKAYSILMKLVDENKSMGVRTNADTPKDAKQAILFGAEGIGLFRTEHMFYGEGSEKPLFLLRKMIMSETTEDRKKALDELSVFVKSDIKKTLEVMEGKAVTIRLLDPPLHEFVPHDEKKLEALSKELNVSMADLERRILGLKENNPMLGHRGVRLGISYPEVTEMQMRAIFEAAQEIINDGGEAYPEIMIPVTCTYKELENQKAIFDRVNKEVAEKYGVDKVECLFGTMIEIPRAALLADKMAQVADFFSFGTNDLTQMSFGFSRDDIGSFLPKYLDQKILPEDPFQTIDTEGVGQLIKTATEKGRETKPKLKVGICGEHGGDPDSVRFCQSIGLNYVSCSPYRVPIARLAAAQAYLEQKNK is encoded by the coding sequence ATGTCGAATAAAGAGAAATATGTGTATTCCTTCGGTGGAGGTAAAGCCGACGGAAACGAATCAATGAAAAACCTCCTTGGAGGGAAAGGTGCCAACTTGGCCGAAATGGCAGGAAATCCTAATTTGCAATTACCTGTTCCTCCTGGTTTTACGATTACTACAGAGGTTTGTACCTATTATTATGATAACGATAAAAAATATCCAGCAGAATTAGAACAGCAAATTCTAGATGCGCTAAAAGAAGTAGAAGAATTAACAGGCAAAAAATTCGGAGCAAAGGAAAATCCGCTATTGCTTTCCGTGCGTTCAGGTGCGAGACAATCTATGCCTGGTATGATGGATACCGTGCTTAACATTGGTTTAAGCTTAGACAATATTCAAGGACTAATCGATGCTTCTGGAGATGAGCGTTTTGCATATGATGCATACCGCCGCTTGATTATGATGTATGCTGATGTGGTAATGGAAAAAGCAGGAGGCTTAGAGCCAGCAGAAGGAGTGGGGATCCGTAAATTAATGGATGAAGAGCTAGAAAAAGTTAAAAAAGAAAACAACTATAAAAACGATACAGAGCTTACAGTTCCTCAATTAAAAGAATTAGCTAAGCTTTACAAAGAGTTAATCAAAAAACACCACGGACTTGAATTCCCAGAAAATCCAATGGATCAATTGATGGGAGGTGTAGGAGCCGTGTTCCAAAGTTGGAATGGAAAAAGAGCTAAAGAATACCGCCGTATCGAGCGTATTCCAGATGATTGGGGTACTGCTGTGAATGTTCAAACTATGGTATTTGGTAACATGGGAGAAGGTAGCTGTACTGGTGTAGCCTTCACAAGAAACCCTGGTAATGGAGATAATCACTTCTATGGTGAGTACTTAGTAAACGCTCAAGGAGAAGATGTGGTAGCTGGTATTAGAACTCCATCGCCAATCAATGAAACTTCTAAAAACGACCAAAGTAAAGACCTTGAAACGCTAGAAGTGTTTATGCCAGAACAGTATAAAGAACTAGACGAAATCCAAAGCCGTTTAGAAAAGCACTACAAAGACATGCAAGACATAGAGTTCACCATTGAAAACGGAAAACTCTATATGCTACAATGCCGCGTAGGAAAAAGAAACGGTGTAGCCGCAGTGAAAATGGCTACCGATATGTATGAAGAGGGCTTAATCGATGCGCAAACAGCCATTATGCGCGTAAAACCAAACCAATTGGTGGAGCTACTCCTCCCAATGATTGACCCAGAAGAGGAAAAAACACACAAGCCAATCGCAAAAGGCTTACCAGCAGGACCAGGCGGTGCCGTAGGGCGCGTAGTCTTCACCTCAGATGATGCCGTAGAATGGGCGTCAAGAGGTGAGAAAGTAATCCTCGTGAGAGAAGAAACCTCCCCAGAAGATGTAGATGGAATGCATAAAGCAGAAGCCATCTTAACTTCAAAAGGAGGTATGACTTCTCACGCTGCGCTAGTTGCCAGAGGTTGGGGTAAATGTTGTATCGTAGGTTGTGGCGATATAGAAATCCAAGAGAGAGAGAAATATTTCATCGATAAAAACGGAAATAAAGTACAAGAAGGCGACCTTATCAGCTTAAATGGAACCAAAGGGCTTGTGTACCAAGGCGAATTAAAATTAAAAGATATCGACTTAAACGATAATAAAGCCTATTCAATCCTAATGAAGCTGGTAGACGAAAACAAATCTATGGGCGTGCGCACCAATGCCGATACACCAAAAGATGCAAAACAAGCCATACTATTCGGAGCAGAAGGCATCGGGCTGTTCCGTACAGAGCATATGTTCTATGGTGAAGGAAGCGAAAAACCACTCTTCCTACTCCGTAAAATGATTATGAGCGAAACTACCGAAGACCGCAAAAAAGCATTAGACGAATTATCCGTTTTCGTAAAATCAGACATCAAGAAAACTCTAGAAGTAATGGAAGGTAAAGCGGTAACCATTCGCTTGCTAGACCCGCCATTGCACGAATTCGTGCCACACGACGAAAAGAAACTAGAAGCACTTAGCAAAGAGCTAAATGTGAGCATGGCAGACCTAGAACGCCGCATCTTAGGCCTAAAAGAAAACAACCCAATGCTAGGACACAGAGGCGTGCGCTTAGGAATTAGCTACCCAGAAGTTACCGAAATGCAAATGCGTGCTATTTTCGAAGCTGCACAAGAAATCATCAACGATGGAGGAGAAGCTTATCCAGAAATTATGATTCCTGTAACTTGTACTTACAAAGAGCTTGAAAACCAAAAAGCAATCTTTGATAGAGTAAACAAGGAAGTGGCAGAAAAATATGGAGTAGACAAGGTGGAATGCCTATTCGGTACCATGATTGAAATCCCAAGAGCTGCATTACTTGCAGATAAAATGGCACAAGTGGCAGACTTCTTTAGCTTTGGTACCAATGACTTAACACAAATGTCATTCGGATTCAGTAGAGATGACATAGGCTCTTTTTTACCAAAATATTTAGATCAAAAAATATTACCAGAAGATCCATTCCAAACAATTGATACTGAGGGTGTAGGGCAGTTGATCAAAACTGCAACCGAAAAAGGTAGAGAAACCAAACCAAAATTAAAAGTAGGTATTTGTGGAGAGCATGGTGGAGACCCAGACAGCGTAAGATTCTGTCAATCCATCGGGTTGAACTATGTGAGCTGTTCGCCTTATCGTGTACCAATCGCAAGATTAGCAGCAGCACAAGCTTATTTAGAACAAAAAAATAAATAA
- a CDS encoding cyclic-phosphate processing receiver domain-containing protein, which translates to MGIYKLFLDDIREVPTVYPSLSNDDFIIVRNFYNFKQIIIERGLPSFISFDNDLGLNPDGTLAPDGYAAAKWLVYESGLDLKELKFNVHSANPVAKKQIESLLNNYLKFLSNQ; encoded by the coding sequence ATGGGAATTTACAAATTATTTTTAGACGACATTCGTGAGGTGCCCACGGTGTATCCCTCACTTAGTAATGATGATTTTATAATCGTTCGTAATTTCTATAACTTCAAACAAATCATTATTGAACGGGGGTTGCCCAGCTTCATCAGTTTTGATAATGATTTAGGCTTAAATCCCGACGGAACGCTTGCGCCAGATGGGTATGCAGCAGCTAAATGGCTTGTTTACGAATCGGGTTTAGATTTAAAAGAATTAAAATTTAATGTGCATTCGGCGAATCCTGTTGCCAAAAAACAAATTGAAAGTTTGCTAAATAATTACCTTAAATTCTTGAGCAATCAATGA
- a CDS encoding tetratricopeptide repeat protein: protein MRKNIFLLLFLFCITNTFAQKDWEKLPMTECEDRWVVTNNGGLDDSMGFVYMDAYKGITLNYVGSIKKDENGKFSFKEDSKKEVVFHIKNPSTVYLVPDEVLAQLGLPKKPKWLSAYKVGDHDIKGLYAMGKAYFKYDMRDKALKYLKKVEEKDENYQKVQYYLTRISWDLHDYEETYVHAKKFYDANTEDCYAMMLLGSAYARIAKISDAEQMYANMQQKCTSKRFKLKQHLATDISCAYLKDGDEPQYYKWKNLVLQNEKNPELKKQKESYFKYLEDNKEKVSHKAKESNQ, encoded by the coding sequence ATGAGAAAAAATATATTTTTGCTATTATTTTTATTTTGTATCACAAATACTTTTGCACAAAAGGATTGGGAGAAATTACCCATGACTGAATGCGAAGACCGCTGGGTGGTTACTAATAATGGTGGGCTCGACGATTCGATGGGTTTTGTGTATATGGATGCCTACAAAGGTATTACCCTTAATTATGTAGGTAGCATAAAAAAAGACGAAAATGGTAAATTTTCTTTTAAAGAAGATTCAAAAAAAGAAGTTGTATTTCATATCAAAAATCCAAGCACAGTATATCTCGTTCCCGATGAAGTGTTAGCACAGCTCGGTTTGCCTAAAAAGCCTAAATGGCTATCTGCCTACAAGGTGGGAGATCATGACATCAAAGGGCTGTATGCAATGGGAAAAGCCTATTTTAAATACGATATGCGAGATAAAGCGCTTAAATATCTCAAAAAAGTAGAAGAAAAAGATGAAAATTACCAAAAGGTTCAATATTATTTAACAAGAATTTCTTGGGATTTACATGATTACGAAGAAACCTATGTGCACGCTAAAAAGTTTTATGATGCCAACACAGAAGATTGCTATGCCATGATGTTGCTCGGGAGTGCCTATGCTCGTATTGCAAAGATAAGCGACGCTGAACAAATGTATGCCAATATGCAGCAAAAATGCACATCCAAAAGATTTAAACTCAAGCAGCATTTAGCCACCGATATTTCTTGCGCTTATTTAAAAGATGGAGATGAGCCCCAATACTACAAATGGAAAAACCTTGTACTACAAAACGAAAAAAATCCAGAATTGAAGAAACAAAAAGAATCCTATTTCAAATATTTGGAAGATAATAAAGAAAAAGTGTCCCATAAAGCCAAAGAGAGTAATCAATAA
- a CDS encoding DUF3828 domain-containing protein has product MFYLKKNIETSAEKIALNFADSYTQFMRNDVDFSETKKWIEQNEEVTAAFKKSWIDMLEQAEKQNPEMGLDFDPIINAQDVPDDGFEVVSFDEKTNIVTLKAKDTTDFTLKLKMVNQNNRWLVDGSGVVNMPK; this is encoded by the coding sequence ATGTTTTATCTGAAAAAAAATATAGAGACTTCAGCCGAAAAAATAGCACTTAATTTTGCAGATTCTTACACGCAATTTATGCGAAATGATGTTGATTTTTCCGAAACCAAAAAGTGGATTGAGCAGAATGAAGAAGTAACAGCAGCTTTTAAAAAATCGTGGATAGATATGTTGGAACAAGCCGAAAAACAAAATCCTGAAATGGGATTGGATTTTGATCCTATAATCAATGCGCAAGATGTCCCCGATGATGGTTTTGAAGTCGTTTCTTTTGATGAAAAAACAAACATCGTTACACTGAAAGCCAAAGATACGACAGATTTTACGCTAAAATTGAAAATGGTAAATCAAAATAATCGCTGGCTAGTAGATGGAAGTGGGGTTGTAAATATGCCCAAATAA